TAGGAAATCCTTACCGCCGATGTTGTAGAGATTGACTAGGGCGCTCTTGTCGATGGTCTTCACCGATTTCATGGTCCCATTTTACCATACCCGCGGATCAGGATCCTAGGGAGGGGTTGGGCGGCTCCCGTCGAAGCGAGCGGCCCAGGGAGGCAGGGGGCAAAATGTACCTTTACGGCCCATGCGCGTATCGTCAACGGCCCGGACGCCGCTCATGGCTTGTCTGCGGCGATGCTTCCGGAATTCCGCCATTCCGCACGGTTCCAGCCTTGAGTCCGGATCGTCTCGGCCTTCCCTAGGGCCGGAATCGGCCTCCCGGCGCGATTTCGTAAAAGGAGCCCTGGCCTTGGGGGCGGCGGCCTTGGTCCCCGCTTGCAGGCCCAAGGATTCCGGTGCCCCGCGCATCGCCATCGTCGGGGCCGGGATCGCGGGATTGCATGCCGCCCATGTGCTGGCCAAAGGGGGCGTTTCCTCCGAAGTTTTCGAAGCTGGGGCCCGCGCCGGCGGGCGGATCCTGACCTTGCAAGGCTTGATGGCCGACGGGCTCTGGACCGAAGCCGGGGGCGAGTTCATCGATTCCTCCCATGCGGACATGCTGTCCTTGGCCAAGGAGTTCGGGATCGAAGTACAAGACGCCTTGGGCGGGGATCGGGCCGGGCTTATCGAGAACGCCTGGCTTTTCGGCGGGAAGGCGCGCAGCGAAGCGGAGGTGGCCGCGGCCGTCAAAGACGCATCCGGGGCGATGGCCAGGGACATGGCCGCTTTGCCGCCAGGGATATCCGCTGGAGCTGGAGGCTTGGCGGCGGATCTCGACAAGCTTTCCGTGTCCGCTTATTTGCAAAGCCGGGGGGTAACCGGTTGGTTACGTGACTTGATCGAGACCGCCTACGTGGGCGAGTTCGATTTGGACGCGGGCGATCAGTCCTGCCTCAATCTGCTGACCATGGTTTCCTGGGACGTGTCCGAGGGACGCTTCAAGGTCTTCGGGGAAAGCGATGAAAGGTATCGCCTGAAAGGCGGCAATCAAACCCTGACCGATGCGTTGGCGGCCAAGTACGCGGACCGCATCCGCTTCGCGCATCGGCTGGAAGCGATTGATGCAGAAGGCGGCGGCTACCGGCTTTCCTTCCAGACCGGGGGCGGTTCCGTGGAGCGGAGGGCCGATGCGGTGATCCTGACCTTGCCCTTCACCTTGCTTCGCAACGTTGATATACGCGTCGATCTGCCTCCCGGCAAACGGAAGGCCATCGCCGAACTCGGGTATGGGACGAACGCCAAGCTTTTCCTGGGCTACTCGGCGCGCCCTTGGCGCAAGGCCGGGTATTCCGGGACCTTCTACACGGATGGCCTGGTCCAGAACGGATGGGATCATACCCGCACGCAAGCGGGACCGGCGGGAGGCATCACCATCTTTCAGGGTGGTTCGGCGGGACTGGAATTGGGGAAGCGAAGCCCTTCCTCGCAAGCGGAAGAGTTCTCCAAGGTCTTGGATGCCATGTTCCCGGGCAGCCAAGCGGCCCGGAACGGGAGTACGGGCGCCTTCCATTGGCCCACCTATCCGTGGTCCCTGGGAAGCTACGCCTCGTACAAGGTCGGGCAATGGACCACTCTGGCAGGCGAGGAATCCAAACCGGTGGGAAACCTGTTCTTCGGCGGCGAACATTGCAGCCGGGATTTCCAGGGCTATATGAACGGCGGGGCGGAGACGGGCCGCCGCGCGGCCGAGGCGGTTTTATCCAAATGGAGAAAGGGCTCCTGAGGGCCATTTAATCAAAAAAGTAAGGCCGGACCCGTGAGTCCGGCCTGATTCGGATGCAATCCTACATACCGCCGGATCCGGAGCTCCCGCCCGTTCCGGTCCCGGTGCCAGAACCCGTGGCTCCTCCGGTTCCCGTACCCGATCCGGTTCCCGTGCCCAAGCCGCCATCGGTGCCGATGCCGCCTACGCCGGTTCCCGTGCCTTGGTTGGTGCCGGTGCCCATGTCGGTGCCGGTTCCGATATCCGTACCCGAACCTCCGGTGCCTCCGGGGGCGCCGGGGCCGGTGGCCGGCATATTGGTGCTATCGGTGCCGGTGCTGCCGGTCGTGGTCGTATCGGCCGTATGGCGCTTGCTCTTCTTATGGGTCTTGGATTTCCCGTGGTGCTTCGTCTTGCCGGTATCCGTGGCCATTCCGGTATCGCCGGTACCGCCGATTCCCGAACTGCTGCCCGAAATGCCGGTCCCGCGGCTATCGCTGCGATGGCCGCTTTGCGCCCCGGTGGATCCCTGGGTATCCAAAGCGCCCGTGCCGTAGGTAGCCGAACTCGAAGAATTGTTCGCGGCGCCGGAGCTACTCGACCCGTAGGACGATCCCCCGGTGCCGCTGGACGAAGAACCCATGCCGGTTCCCGAAGACGATCCCGAGGTCGACCCGAGGCTATCGGATCCGTAAACGGAGGAACCCTTCCCATAGGCGGAATCCGAACCGTAAGCCGAACCGCCCAGGCCGGAACCCGAGGATCCGTAACCCGTCCCGGTTCCATTGTTCACGGAGCCTTGGGACGAAGATGAACCGTTTTGCGCGCCATACTGGTTCTTATGGTCCTTATTGCATGCGACCACCATCAGGCCGGCGGAAGCGAGCACGGCCATCGATTTCATGAGAACGCGTTTCTTGGCCATAGGAAAATCCTTTCCCAATGCCCCTGTAAGGAGCGGGTTAAATCGCAGGGTCCTTCTTTACCCTCATATCGAACCGGAAACGAGACTCTCTTTGAAGTTAAGTTTTGGGAAACACGGATGCTACCCTCCCTCCAGCCCGCGCGGCTACGGGGCTGGCGGCCGCAGGGTGGACTCGGTTCGGCGAGTATTCGTATAATGTTGGCGGCTTCCAACCTCAACGAATCCGGTTCCGTAATTGCGATCGACACTTCTTGGATTATCCACCGCCGTCTCTTTGGCCCTCACCCCGGCCTTCGCCCTTCCCCCGCGGAAAACCGCGTCGCCTTCCATCCGCGCAACGCCCTCCCCCGCGCGCGCGCTACGGCTTCCCGCGGTACGGCTCCCTCTGCGGGAGATCCGTTTGGGACAGGACCTCGCGGCTTGGAAACTTTCCGCCGACACCCTGCGGGCCCAAGGCTACCGGCCGATTTCGCTGGATGCCGAAGGGACGCCGGCGCATCCCGCC
The Fibrobacterota bacterium genome window above contains:
- a CDS encoding FAD-dependent oxidoreductase, with amino-acid sequence MACLRRCFRNSAIPHGSSLESGSSRPSLGPESASRRDFVKGALALGAAALVPACRPKDSGAPRIAIVGAGIAGLHAAHVLAKGGVSSEVFEAGARAGGRILTLQGLMADGLWTEAGGEFIDSSHADMLSLAKEFGIEVQDALGGDRAGLIENAWLFGGKARSEAEVAAAVKDASGAMARDMAALPPGISAGAGGLAADLDKLSVSAYLQSRGVTGWLRDLIETAYVGEFDLDAGDQSCLNLLTMVSWDVSEGRFKVFGESDERYRLKGGNQTLTDALAAKYADRIRFAHRLEAIDAEGGGYRLSFQTGGGSVERRADAVILTLPFTLLRNVDIRVDLPPGKRKAIAELGYGTNAKLFLGYSARPWRKAGYSGTFYTDGLVQNGWDHTRTQAGPAGGITIFQGGSAGLELGKRSPSSQAEEFSKVLDAMFPGSQAARNGSTGAFHWPTYPWSLGSYASYKVGQWTTLAGEESKPVGNLFFGGEHCSRDFQGYMNGGAETGRRAAEAVLSKWRKGS